In the genome of Montipora foliosa isolate CH-2021 chromosome 3, ASM3666993v2, whole genome shotgun sequence, one region contains:
- the LOC137996710 gene encoding zinc finger protein 431-like, which produces MDKNSRSSSQQTRSYQCSHCDKVFTSVPGLKYHKTTHTGAKRYNCSYCDKTLSSKSGLNYHENIHNGLKPYQCSHCDKSFASVSALKYHGNTHTGAKRLKCSSCDKTFTSKHGLTYHMNIHNGLKPHHCSHCDKSFASVTGLNDHEITHSGLRRYKCNYCDKSYTSKASLTYHEKIHTGQKPFHCSHCDKSFISSSVLKTHVKTHTGVKAFKCSQCDKAFTRLSDLKRHENSHAGLKPYKCSDCERAYADKSSLKRHEPIHSGVKAFKCSHCVKAFYRKQSCLIHERMHTGAMPYHCSLCNKFFNSSGGYKMHERIHAGEKPYKCRYCNDAFTGYASRSVHERKRHTGEKPYKCDICGKSFTYYGSHIIHKRTHSGEKPFKCAYCDMAFTHQSTYKRHETMHMSTTEQRQSPDGRDG; this is translated from the coding sequence ATGGACAAAAATTCAAGGTCATCTTCCCAACAAACCAGATCTTATCAATGCAGTCATTGTGACAAGGTTTTTACAAGTGTGCCTGGGCTCAAGTACCACAAGACCACTCACACTGGAGCAAAAAGATACAATTGTAGCTATTGTGATAAGACATTATCGAGTAAGTCTGGTCTCAATTACCATGAGAACATTCATAATGGGCTGAAACCATATCAATGCAGTCATTGTGACAAGTCATTTGCAAGTGTGTCTGCACTCAAGTACCACGGGAACACTCACACTGGAGCAAAAAGACTCAAGTGTAGTTCCTGTGATAAGACTTTCACTAGTAAGCATGGCCTCACTTACCACATGAACATTCATAATGGGCTGAAACCACATCATTGCAGTCATTGCGACAAGTCATTTGCCAGTGTAACTGGGCTTAATGACCATGAAATCACTCACAGTGGATTGAGGAGATACAAGTGCAACTATTGTGATAAGTCATACACAAGTAAGGCAAGCCTCACTTACCATGAGAAAATTCACACTGGCCAAAAACCGTTCCATTGCAGTCATTGTGACAAGTCCTTTATAAGTTCATCTGTGCTAAAAACTCATGTGAAAACTCACACTGGTGTGAAAGCGTTCAAATGTAGCCAATGTGATAAAGCGTTCACAAGGTTATCTGATCTTAAAAGGCATGAAAATAGTCATGCCGGCCTGAAACCATACAAATGCAGTGATTGTGAGAGAGCTTATGCTGACAAGTCTAGTCTCAAGAGACATGAACCTATTCATTCTGGTGTAAAAGCATTCAAATGTAGTCATTGTGTCAAGGCATTCTACAGGAAACAAAGTTGTTTGATTCATGAAAGAATGCATACTGGAGCAATGCCATACCATTGCAGCCTTTGCAATAAGTTTTTCAACTCATCAGGTGGGTATAAAATGCATGAAAGAATACATGCTGGTGAGAAACCGTACAAATGCCGCTATTGCAATGACGCATTCACTGGTTATGCAAGCCGAAGTGTTCATGAAAGAAAAAGGCACACAGGTGAAAAGCCATATAAATGTGACATTTGCGGCAAGAGTTTTACTTACTATGGCAGTCATATAATACACAAGCGAACACACAGTGGCGAAAAACCTTTTAAATGTGCTTACTGTGATATGGCGTTTACACATCAAAGCACCTACAAGAGACATGAGACGATGCATATGAGTACAACAGAACAAAGACAGTCACCGGATGGGAGGGATGGGTAA